A genomic region of Catalinimonas niigatensis contains the following coding sequences:
- a CDS encoding NADP-dependent oxidoreductase — MANQIILANRPQGEPTADTFKKEEVSLPELKEGEVHLTTKYFSVDPYMRGRMNDAKSYVPPFEVGKPISGGAIAEVVESKSESFQTGELVLGTLPWATEAVVKAEGLQKVKKEDVPDHYYLGILGMPGLTAYFGLMDIGKPKAGETVVVSGAAGAVGLVVGQIAKIQGCRVVGIAGSDEKIQMLKEQFGYDEGINYKTNKDLKAAVAAACPDGVDVYFDNVGGEVSDAVIMNLNFHARIPLCGQISLYNASGTPTGPRIQPMLLTRSVLMKGFIVRNYQDKFPEGIQQLSTWVKEDKLKFTETIIQGFERLPEAFLGLFTGKNQGKMIVEV, encoded by the coding sequence ATGGCAAATCAAATCATTCTGGCCAACAGGCCTCAAGGAGAGCCTACAGCAGATACATTCAAAAAAGAAGAAGTAAGTCTCCCTGAATTAAAAGAGGGAGAAGTCCATCTGACCACAAAATATTTTTCGGTTGACCCTTATATGCGGGGCCGTATGAACGATGCAAAGTCTTATGTGCCTCCCTTTGAAGTGGGCAAACCCATCAGCGGTGGAGCAATTGCTGAAGTGGTAGAGAGTAAAAGTGAAAGTTTTCAAACAGGAGAGCTTGTGTTAGGTACGCTGCCCTGGGCTACCGAGGCAGTGGTGAAAGCAGAAGGCTTGCAAAAAGTGAAAAAGGAAGATGTACCTGACCATTATTATCTGGGCATTTTGGGCATGCCAGGGCTGACAGCCTACTTTGGTTTGATGGATATCGGAAAACCTAAAGCAGGAGAAACCGTGGTAGTATCCGGTGCGGCAGGAGCTGTTGGTCTGGTGGTCGGTCAGATTGCCAAAATTCAGGGTTGCCGGGTAGTAGGAATCGCTGGCTCTGATGAAAAGATACAAATGCTGAAAGAGCAGTTTGGTTACGATGAGGGCATAAACTATAAAACAAATAAAGATCTGAAGGCGGCAGTGGCTGCAGCCTGTCCAGATGGCGTAGATGTTTATTTTGATAATGTGGGTGGAGAGGTATCGGATGCAGTGATTATGAATCTGAATTTTCATGCCCGAATTCCGCTCTGCGGTCAGATTTCTCTGTATAATGCCAGTGGAACACCCACAGGTCCTCGTATTCAGCCTATGCTGCTTACCCGTAGCGTATTGATGAAAGGTTTTATTGTGAGGAATTACCAGGATAAATTTCCAGAAGGAATACAACAACTGTCAACCTGGGTTAAAGAAGACAAACTGAAGTTTACCGAAACCATCATACAGGGATTTGAACGTTTACCGGAAGCTTTCCTGGGATTATTTACAGGAAAAAATCAAGGTAAAATGATTGTGGAAGTTTAG
- a CDS encoding organic hydroperoxide resistance protein, with protein MINPVYTAKASASGGRNGKVKSSDGILDFEVRVPKEMGGQGGAYTNPEQLFAAGYAACFDSALNMVIRQAKVKTGTTAVAAEVGIGSNQEGGFGLAVTLKVSVPEVSQEQAEELVNKAHQVCPYSNATRNNIDVVLEVSTEELSVA; from the coding sequence ATGATCAATCCAGTATATACAGCCAAAGCAAGTGCAAGCGGAGGACGCAATGGAAAAGTAAAATCCTCAGATGGTATTTTAGATTTTGAAGTAAGAGTACCCAAGGAAATGGGTGGACAAGGTGGTGCGTATACCAATCCTGAACAACTTTTTGCTGCTGGCTATGCCGCCTGCTTTGATAGTGCCCTGAATATGGTGATCAGACAGGCCAAAGTAAAAACCGGAACCACTGCGGTAGCAGCGGAAGTAGGGATTGGTTCTAACCAGGAAGGGGGCTTTGGCCTCGCCGTCACCCTGAAAGTAAGTGTACCGGAAGTGTCTCAGGAGCAAGCCGAAGAACTGGTGAACAAAGCGCATCAGGTATGTCCTTACTCCAATGCGACAAGAAATAACATAGACGTAGTGCTGGAGGTAAGCACAGAAGAACTTTCGGTAGCATAG
- a CDS encoding MarR family winged helix-turn-helix transcriptional regulator: protein MLTLDRQICFPVYALSRQITSIYRPLLDALSLTYPQYLVFLVLWEEDKINVKTLGKKLYLDSGTLTPLLKRLEQRGLLIRKRSPKDERVVEVFLTEEGRKLKEKAQHIPEQLVSQFHISEEKLKQLKESVTQTLQAIRQL, encoded by the coding sequence ATGCTGACCCTCGATCGACAGATTTGTTTTCCGGTATATGCTTTATCAAGACAGATTACCAGTATTTATCGTCCTCTGTTGGATGCGCTTTCACTTACTTATCCACAGTACTTGGTTTTTTTGGTATTGTGGGAAGAAGATAAGATCAATGTGAAAACATTGGGAAAAAAGCTTTATCTGGATAGCGGAACGCTGACACCATTGCTGAAAAGACTGGAACAAAGAGGCTTACTGATCCGAAAAAGAAGCCCCAAAGATGAGCGTGTGGTAGAAGTTTTTCTAACCGAAGAAGGTAGAAAACTGAAGGAAAAAGCGCAGCATATCCCTGAACAACTTGTTAGTCAATTTCATATTTCTGAAGAAAAGTTAAAACAACTCAAAGAAAGTGTGACGCAAACGCTACAGGCTATTCGTCAACTTTAA